One genomic window of Desulfonatronum thioautotrophicum includes the following:
- a CDS encoding TolC family protein codes for MAIHLAKYPALLFWFTVLLLLATPAPGRELSFAEALDLAERDATQLQTLDAEQEIAEGAYQRSAQAFLPRIRADATWLRADSSLIQDIPVPEIGLPPRIVLRDYGPVEGVASSVQLVQPVLNVDAWKARKQADLAREARRLARRWGAEVMHVSVAARYFAVAVHEHSVTAARMALQAARHALRLARASYREGIVAKVDVYRARAELEGARARLSNEEAEWRAARIDLATLLGLPHHDAMILTSPLPEPSPPVEPAMSPTPRTDVRAANVQLDVADAALEKETARWFPRVNMVARQQWFDGREPLDVDSEGWLLAVNLQWNLFEGMDRKGAIAEAKARRKLSRIELERVHREVRRDQEQTRSDWHAAWSAWQASIKALESATIAATLARRQYEEGVGSMNDMLVTQALLHQRRVDHVRLQYRALLVAMNAYLAHGLDPLEALP; via the coding sequence ATGGCCATCCATCTTGCAAAATACCCAGCGCTGCTGTTCTGGTTCACGGTTCTCCTGCTCCTTGCCACCCCAGCACCGGGCAGGGAACTTTCCTTCGCGGAAGCACTTGACCTCGCGGAGCGGGACGCCACGCAACTGCAGACTCTGGATGCGGAGCAGGAGATTGCCGAGGGCGCCTATCAGCGATCCGCCCAGGCATTCCTGCCTCGGATCCGCGCCGATGCAACCTGGCTTCGGGCTGACTCGTCCCTGATCCAGGACATTCCGGTACCGGAAATCGGCCTGCCGCCGCGGATCGTGCTGCGGGACTATGGGCCTGTTGAAGGCGTTGCCAGTTCGGTCCAACTGGTCCAGCCGGTACTCAATGTCGACGCCTGGAAAGCCCGCAAGCAGGCCGACCTCGCCCGAGAGGCTCGGCGCCTTGCCCGCCGATGGGGAGCAGAGGTGATGCATGTGTCCGTGGCTGCCCGCTATTTTGCCGTGGCCGTTCATGAGCATTCCGTTACAGCGGCGCGAATGGCCCTCCAGGCGGCCCGGCATGCCCTGCGCCTGGCACGCGCCAGTTACCGGGAGGGGATTGTGGCCAAGGTCGACGTGTATCGAGCCAGGGCGGAACTGGAGGGGGCCAGGGCCCGCCTAAGCAACGAGGAGGCGGAGTGGCGTGCAGCGCGGATCGATTTGGCAACATTGCTCGGGTTGCCGCATCATGACGCTATGATCCTGACCAGCCCGCTTCCCGAACCGTCCCCCCCAGTTGAGCCGGCCATGTCTCCCACACCGCGGACCGACGTCAGGGCGGCAAACGTTCAGCTGGACGTCGCGGATGCGGCGCTGGAAAAAGAGACGGCAAGGTGGTTCCCGCGCGTCAACATGGTTGCCCGCCAACAGTGGTTCGATGGCCGGGAACCTCTTGACGTGGACTCCGAGGGGTGGCTGCTGGCCGTGAATCTGCAATGGAACCTGTTCGAGGGTATGGACCGCAAGGGGGCGATTGCCGAAGCCAAGGCGCGCAGAAAGCTCTCGCGCATTGAACTGGAACGGGTGCACCGCGAGGTGCGCCGCGACCAGGAGCAGACGCGCAGTGATTGGCATGCCGCCTGGTCCGCCTGGCAGGCGTCGATCAAGGCCCTGGAATCCGCAACCATCGCGGCCACACTGGCCCGCAGACAATACGAGGAGGGAGTGGGCAGCATGAATGACATGCTGGTGACCCAGGCATTGCTCCATCAACGTCGCGTGGATCATGTCCGCCTGCAGTATCGTGCCCTGCTGGTCGCGATGAACGCGTATCTGGCCCACGGCCTGGACCCCCTGGAGGCGTTGCCCTGA
- a CDS encoding efflux RND transporter periplasmic adaptor subunit — MQRPYLLQRLLAGFLVVMLSGLILSGLIGCSEPEQSAPSTQAAPIMVDVVEVQPWSATISRRLPGVLRPKKRAVLSTRMTGTLETVQVEAGDQVSQGAILVTVESRDVRAAIAAARETHAAAQAGHEQALRTVDRLARLYAEGLIPRQQLEEAQVRKRELAANTRRALSELEAQQVNLDYARLTAPFSGTISDVLVDQGTFVGPGTPVLVLEDRSSLRIDVPISATAGDHLTSQHTYVLLSPVGDDTYPLRFVAVVPAMEGHGVGQRLRLVLERPVAQLRPGQAVTVLARHDGPPKGVRAALPREALIHQGQLSGVMLVRADTNTHFAILRWIQTSELDNGEEGLVPVIKGLEPGDLVVLNPPRELRSGQRVIANMVTP, encoded by the coding sequence ATGCAGCGCCCATATCTGCTCCAGAGACTTCTTGCCGGATTCCTGGTTGTCATGTTGTCCGGGCTTATTTTGTCTGGGCTTATCGGCTGCTCCGAGCCGGAACAATCGGCCCCTTCAACCCAGGCTGCCCCGATAATGGTCGACGTTGTCGAGGTCCAGCCCTGGTCCGCCACAATCAGCCGACGCCTCCCCGGGGTGTTGCGGCCGAAAAAACGGGCGGTACTCAGCACCCGGATGACCGGAACGCTGGAGACGGTCCAGGTGGAAGCCGGGGATCAGGTTTCACAGGGCGCCATATTGGTTACGGTCGAATCCCGCGATGTGCGGGCCGCCATTGCCGCGGCGCGGGAAACGCATGCCGCGGCCCAGGCTGGTCATGAACAGGCGTTGAGAACGGTTGATCGGCTTGCCCGGCTTTACGCGGAAGGGTTGATTCCCCGTCAGCAACTGGAAGAGGCCCAGGTCAGGAAACGGGAGTTGGCGGCCAACACCCGAAGGGCATTGTCGGAACTGGAAGCCCAGCAGGTCAACCTCGACTATGCACGGCTCACGGCGCCGTTTTCCGGAACGATCAGTGACGTCCTCGTGGACCAGGGAACGTTCGTCGGCCCGGGTACCCCGGTCCTTGTCCTGGAAGACCGATCGTCATTGCGCATTGACGTTCCCATCTCGGCAACAGCGGGTGATCACCTGACATCCCAACACACATATGTTCTGCTCAGTCCGGTGGGGGACGACACGTATCCGCTCCGGTTTGTTGCGGTCGTCCCGGCAATGGAAGGCCACGGCGTCGGCCAACGACTCCGGCTGGTTCTGGAACGTCCCGTAGCGCAACTGCGGCCCGGGCAGGCTGTAACCGTCCTGGCCCGCCACGATGGACCCCCAAAAGGCGTTCGTGCGGCCTTGCCCAGGGAGGCCCTGATCCATCAGGGCCAGTTGAGCGGAGTGATGCTGGTTCGGGCTGATACCAACACGCATTTTGCCATCCTGCGTTGGATACAGACCAGCGAATTGGACAACGGGGAGGAGGGCCTGGTTCCCGTCATCAAGGGTCTGGAGCCCGGCGACCTGGTTGTCCTGAACCCGCCCCGGGAACTGCGGAGCGGCCAGCGGGTGATTGCGAACATGGTGACCCCGTGA